The proteins below are encoded in one region of Haladaptatus sp. R4:
- a CDS encoding lycopene cyclase, with translation MFPDIGAVFGPYTYLVSEILFGSVALWLLVRAEALSRAAKTLLVIYPIGFVWDWYTLTIGVFAIPLRTGVELLGIPLEEHIFIVVVPALVLGIHENLLRW, from the coding sequence GTGTTTCCCGACATCGGCGCGGTGTTCGGTCCCTACACCTATCTGGTCAGTGAAATTCTGTTCGGATCGGTCGCGTTGTGGTTGCTCGTTCGAGCGGAGGCGCTCTCGCGCGCAGCGAAAACCCTTCTCGTGATTTATCCCATCGGGTTCGTGTGGGATTGGTACACCCTGACGATCGGTGTATTCGCGATTCCACTCCGTACAGGGGTCGAACTACTCGGCATTCCGCTCGAAGAACACATCTTCATCGTCGTCGTCCCGGCCCTCGTCCTCGGAATACACGAGAACCTGCTCCGGTGGTGA
- a CDS encoding CBS domain-containing protein yields MDISDIATTDYFEIEAEERLGKARSIFEEENPKGIVVTEAGKYSGVITQKQLLQSHIEDQTKVATLTKPAPKVNRDDDVRDVARALVEGGSKVAPVFEDGTLWGIIDEDIILEGVLENLDALTVQQIYTENPVTISEDATLGRVINLMREHSISRLPVVNENGFLTGMVTTHDIVDFVTRNMDKPTRGERMGDSDRMLDLPVYDVMNSPVETISLDDSVQTAVERMFEKNYAGLAVTAEDDDRVVGGVLTKTDVLRALTYTEEDHMDVQITNIDLLDTITRQAIRESVEGITDKYQDMQVRHAHVRFHEHKEKLRGTPLVQCKIRLRTNRGQVAGSGEGYGAEQAFNVARDTLERNVLELKGVQSDREYEGQLLRKLNEL; encoded by the coding sequence ATGGATATCTCTGACATTGCGACCACAGATTACTTCGAAATCGAAGCGGAAGAGCGACTAGGGAAGGCACGCTCGATATTCGAAGAGGAGAACCCAAAGGGAATCGTGGTCACCGAAGCCGGCAAGTACAGCGGTGTCATCACGCAAAAGCAACTCCTGCAGTCACATATTGAGGACCAAACCAAAGTAGCGACACTCACGAAGCCGGCACCGAAAGTGAACCGAGACGACGACGTGCGCGACGTCGCCCGCGCCCTCGTCGAAGGCGGGTCGAAGGTCGCACCTGTCTTCGAGGATGGCACGCTCTGGGGAATCATCGACGAGGACATCATACTCGAAGGCGTCCTCGAAAACTTGGACGCCCTGACCGTCCAGCAGATTTACACCGAAAACCCCGTCACGATCTCGGAGGATGCCACGCTCGGACGCGTCATCAATCTCATGCGCGAGCACAGCATCTCCCGCCTTCCCGTCGTGAACGAGAACGGCTTCCTGACGGGTATGGTCACGACCCACGACATCGTGGACTTCGTCACCCGCAACATGGACAAGCCCACGCGTGGCGAACGGATGGGAGACAGCGACCGTATGCTCGACCTTCCCGTGTACGACGTGATGAACAGTCCCGTCGAGACCATCTCGCTCGACGACTCCGTGCAGACGGCAGTCGAACGCATGTTCGAGAAGAACTACGCCGGACTCGCCGTTACGGCGGAGGACGACGACCGAGTCGTCGGTGGCGTCCTCACGAAGACCGACGTGCTCCGTGCGCTCACCTACACGGAGGAGGATCACATGGACGTGCAGATCACGAACATCGACCTCCTCGACACCATCACCCGGCAGGCCATCCGGGAGAGCGTCGAGGGGATCACCGACAAGTACCAGGACATGCAGGTGCGCCACGCGCACGTGAGATTCCACGAGCACAAGGAGAAACTCCGCGGCACGCCGCTCGTTCAGTGTAAGATCCGCCTCCGCACCAACCGCGGACAGGTCGCCGGGTCCGGCGAGGGCTACGGGGCCGAACAGGCGTTCAACGTCGCCCGAGACACCTTGGAACGCAACGTCCTCGAACTCAAAGGCGTCCAGAGCGACCGCGAGTACGAAGGGCAGTTGCTCCGGAAACTCAACGAACTGTAG
- the radB gene encoding DNA repair and recombination protein RadB, translating to MTDAEKLTTGCPPVDDLLGGGLERGTVTQVYGPPAAGKTNVALGAAVETARNGGTVIYIDTEGLSIDRFEQIADARANDVDEVASRIVIKEALDFGEQEEAVKDVSEFAERADLVVLDSATGFYRLERGDDREGGEALRGVARQVTHLLSLARKHDIAVLLTNQVYTDPNSDGTRPLGGHTLEHWTGVVLRVDRFRGGNRRATLEKHRSKPAGGRTQFQITDSGLEGPQESV from the coding sequence GTGACCGACGCCGAGAAACTGACGACAGGGTGCCCGCCGGTGGACGACTTGCTCGGAGGGGGATTGGAGCGCGGGACCGTCACGCAGGTGTACGGCCCGCCCGCCGCCGGGAAGACGAACGTCGCGCTGGGGGCCGCGGTGGAGACCGCGCGGAACGGCGGCACCGTGATCTACATCGACACCGAAGGACTGTCCATCGACCGGTTCGAGCAGATCGCGGACGCACGGGCGAACGACGTGGACGAAGTCGCGTCCCGAATCGTCATCAAGGAAGCGCTCGATTTCGGGGAGCAGGAAGAGGCCGTCAAGGACGTCTCGGAGTTCGCCGAGCGCGCCGACCTCGTCGTCCTCGACAGCGCGACCGGGTTCTACCGCCTCGAACGCGGCGACGACCGGGAGGGTGGCGAGGCACTCCGAGGGGTCGCCCGCCAAGTGACGCATCTCCTCTCGCTCGCACGCAAACACGACATAGCGGTGTTGCTGACAAATCAGGTGTACACCGACCCGAACTCCGACGGGACGCGGCCACTCGGCGGACACACGCTCGAACACTGGACGGGCGTCGTGCTTCGCGTGGACCGCTTCCGCGGCGGCAACCGCCGGGCGACGCTCGAAAAGCATCGGTCGAAACCGGCCGGGGGACGAACCCAATTCCAAATTACGGATTCCGGCCTCGAAGGGCCACAAGAGAGCGTTTGA
- a CDS encoding CTP synthase, with protein sequence MPTNPETDYDPDMGKKFIFVTGGVMSGLGKGITAASTGRLLANAGFDVTAVKIDPYLNVDAGTMNPYQHGEVYVLKDGGEVDLDLGNYERFLDIDMTFDHNITTGKAYQYVIEKERAGDYLGKTVQIIPHITDEIKRRIREAAEGHDVCLVEVGGTVGDIESMPFLEALRQFATEQDEEDFLLTHVTLVPHSKNGEQKTKPTQHSVKELRSIGLQPDVLVGRCSDGLQPETKEKIALFCDVPTDAVFSNPDVEDIYHVPLVVEEEGLDDYVMQQLDLTDEATPSDERSTAWRELVTQETEGEVDIALVGKYALEDAYMSIHEALKHAGLEKNVDVNVLWVDSDEMDDDHEERLKQADGIVVPGGFGSRGTEGKIEAIRYAREHDVPFLGLCLGFQMAVVEYARNVLGLTDANSAELDADTPHPVIDILPEQYEIEDMGGTMRLGAHETEIETGTLAERVYGGTSCTERHRHRYEVNPEYFEDFEGEELVFSGRAGNRMEILELEDHPYFFGTQFHPEFRSRPDRASPPFVGLLDAVLDEAEKREEVEA encoded by the coding sequence ATGCCGACTAACCCCGAGACAGACTACGACCCCGATATGGGGAAGAAGTTCATTTTCGTCACAGGGGGCGTCATGTCCGGACTTGGCAAAGGCATTACCGCCGCGAGCACTGGGCGACTGCTCGCAAACGCCGGGTTCGACGTGACTGCCGTGAAGATCGACCCGTATCTCAACGTGGACGCGGGGACGATGAATCCCTATCAGCATGGAGAAGTGTACGTACTGAAGGACGGTGGCGAGGTTGACCTCGATTTAGGCAACTACGAGCGTTTCCTCGACATCGACATGACCTTCGACCACAACATCACGACCGGGAAGGCCTACCAGTACGTCATCGAGAAAGAGCGCGCCGGGGACTACCTCGGAAAGACCGTCCAGATCATTCCGCACATCACGGACGAGATCAAGCGCCGAATTCGTGAGGCCGCCGAAGGTCACGACGTGTGTCTCGTGGAAGTCGGTGGCACCGTGGGCGACATCGAGAGCATGCCGTTCCTCGAAGCGCTCCGCCAGTTCGCCACGGAACAGGACGAGGAGGATTTCCTGTTGACCCACGTCACGCTCGTTCCGCACTCGAAGAACGGCGAGCAGAAGACGAAGCCGACCCAGCACAGCGTGAAGGAACTGCGTTCCATCGGCCTGCAACCCGACGTGCTCGTCGGCCGTTGCAGCGACGGTCTGCAACCCGAGACGAAGGAGAAGATCGCGCTATTCTGCGACGTCCCGACCGACGCCGTGTTCTCGAACCCGGACGTCGAGGACATCTACCACGTCCCGCTCGTCGTAGAGGAGGAGGGTCTGGACGACTACGTCATGCAGCAACTCGACCTGACCGACGAGGCGACGCCGAGCGACGAACGGAGCACCGCTTGGCGCGAACTCGTCACGCAGGAAACCGAGGGCGAAGTCGATATCGCCCTCGTCGGGAAGTACGCGCTCGAAGACGCCTACATGTCCATCCACGAGGCGCTCAAACACGCTGGACTGGAGAAGAACGTCGACGTGAACGTCCTCTGGGTCGATTCCGACGAGATGGACGACGACCACGAGGAACGACTCAAGCAGGCCGACGGCATCGTCGTCCCCGGCGGATTCGGCAGTCGCGGAACGGAGGGTAAGATCGAAGCCATCCGCTACGCCCGCGAACACGACGTGCCGTTCCTCGGCCTCTGTCTGGGCTTCCAGATGGCCGTCGTGGAGTACGCCCGGAACGTCCTCGGTCTGACCGACGCGAACTCCGCCGAACTCGACGCGGACACGCCACACCCCGTCATCGACATCCTGCCCGAACAGTACGAAATCGAGGACATGGGCGGCACGATGCGACTGGGTGCACACGAAACAGAGATCGAGACCGGAACGCTCGCGGAGCGGGTGTACGGCGGCACGAGTTGTACGGAGCGCCACCGGCACCGCTACGAGGTGAATCCCGAGTACTTCGAGGACTTCGAAGGCGAGGAACTCGTGTTCTCCGGCCGCGCCGGAAACCGGATGGAAATCCTCGAACTGGAGGACCACCCGTACTTCTTCGGGACGCAGTTCCACCCCGAGTTCCGGTCCCGCCCGGACCGCGCAAGCCCACCGTTCGTCGGCCTGCTGGACGCCGTGCTTGACGAGGCGGAGAAACGAGAGGAGGTCGAAGCTTAA
- the guaA gene encoding glutamine-hydrolyzing GMP synthase — translation MVDTGKFIEEAVAEIREAVGDSHAIIALSGGVDSSVAAGLAYKAIGDQLTPVYVDTGLMRKGETDQIRKTFSYMSSLEVVEAEERFFDALSGVIDPEEKRAVIGEQFIREFEREARVTDADYLVQGTIYPDRIESEGGIKSHHNVGGLPDVVDFDGIVEPVRDLYKDEVREVARALGMEEIIAERMPFPGPGLAVRVVGEVTPEKAQVARNACHVVEEELDEYDPWQAFAAVVGKGTGVKGDNRVHGWIVAVRSVESRDGMTARAQELDWETLQRIQSRITGQNENVARVVYDVTHKPPATIEYE, via the coding sequence ATGGTAGACACTGGAAAATTCATCGAGGAAGCGGTCGCGGAGATTCGAGAAGCAGTCGGCGATTCACACGCCATCATCGCGCTGTCGGGCGGCGTGGATTCGTCCGTCGCCGCCGGACTGGCGTACAAAGCCATCGGCGACCAACTCACGCCGGTGTACGTCGATACCGGCCTGATGCGCAAGGGCGAGACGGACCAGATCCGAAAGACGTTCTCGTACATGAGTTCGCTGGAAGTCGTGGAAGCCGAGGAGCGCTTCTTCGACGCGCTCTCGGGCGTCATCGACCCCGAGGAGAAGCGGGCGGTCATCGGCGAGCAGTTCATCCGCGAGTTCGAGCGCGAAGCGCGCGTCACGGACGCGGACTACCTCGTGCAGGGGACGATTTACCCCGACCGGATCGAGAGCGAGGGCGGCATCAAGTCCCACCACAACGTCGGCGGCCTGCCGGACGTGGTGGACTTCGACGGCATCGTCGAACCCGTCCGCGACCTCTACAAGGACGAGGTACGCGAGGTCGCTCGCGCCCTCGGCATGGAGGAAATCATCGCCGAGCGCATGCCGTTCCCCGGCCCCGGACTCGCCGTCCGCGTCGTCGGCGAAGTCACGCCCGAGAAGGCCCAAGTCGCCCGCAATGCGTGCCACGTCGTCGAGGAGGAACTGGATGAGTACGACCCGTGGCAGGCGTTTGCCGCCGTCGTCGGCAAGGGTACCGGCGTCAAGGGCGACAACCGCGTCCACGGCTGGATCGTTGCGGTCCGCTCGGTCGAATCGCGCGACGGCATGACCGCCCGAGCGCAGGAACTCGACTGGGAGACGCTCCAGCGGATTCAGTCGCGTATCACGGGGCAGAACGAAAACGTCGCCCGCGTCGTTTACGACGTGACACATAAGCCCCCGGCGACCATCGAATACGAGTGA
- a CDS encoding CTP synthetase translates to MRAVIAGSDEDGLGRALESEGVELTTIDGVASRPALEDAAIIDADLFVLMDVGQATAIAVAKDLNPEVRVVVYDENSIPEFARSQADLILDPDLLDAATVAEELAA, encoded by the coding sequence ATGCGTGCAGTCATCGCAGGTTCCGACGAAGACGGACTCGGTCGCGCCCTCGAATCCGAGGGCGTCGAACTGACGACCATCGACGGCGTCGCCTCCCGCCCCGCGCTGGAAGACGCCGCCATCATCGACGCCGACCTGTTCGTCCTCATGGACGTCGGGCAGGCCACTGCAATCGCGGTCGCAAAGGACCTGAACCCCGAGGTTCGCGTCGTCGTCTACGACGAGAACTCCATCCCGGAGTTCGCCCGTAGTCAGGCCGACCTCATCCTCGACCCGGATCTGCTGGACGCGGCGACGGTCGCGGAAGAACTGGCGGCCTGA
- a CDS encoding GNAT family N-acetyltransferase, translated as MSYEVRDELPTVDEFVALRDAAGMVARSRDAVEQGLPNTVFGVITVDETGETVGMARILGDGGMVYQIGDMAVHPDHQRRGLGSRMMKRLMEYLEENAPERAYVNLMADVEGFYEQFGFEYTAPASRGMYRRM; from the coding sequence ATGTCCTACGAAGTCAGAGACGAATTGCCGACGGTCGACGAGTTCGTCGCCCTCCGCGACGCCGCCGGGATGGTCGCCCGGAGCAGGGACGCCGTCGAGCAGGGGCTTCCGAACACCGTCTTCGGCGTGATAACCGTGGACGAAACGGGTGAAACGGTCGGGATGGCCCGCATCCTCGGCGACGGCGGGATGGTGTACCAAATCGGGGACATGGCCGTCCACCCCGACCACCAGCGGCGGGGACTTGGGTCCCGGATGATGAAGCGACTGATGGAGTACTTAGAGGAGAACGCGCCGGAACGGGCGTACGTCAACCTCATGGCCGACGTGGAGGGCTTTTACGAGCAGTTCGGCTTCGAGTACACTGCCCCCGCCTCGCGCGGGATGTACCGTCGAATGTGA
- a CDS encoding DUF5787 family protein — MREFPFELKLCTHLEATTERIIARQIGAGVHAPSNRVIDVLCVEPGPEFAARTELTSERIPAAAIESDVGVGEACYWRDAFDTSPEYAREVVDRAVEIGFFERDRRGGREYVRQVARYPDWFGRLIGIENKPDLAAPGDLETQLRKDVSLGLVDEVILATESYVTGAHLNRIPEAVGVWRFDAETARVEVIREPTPLDSEGAGTELIDTHVGRTDVRVASAAAKEKRRKRMAERAYGKGWRSYDLPGCAAVEPRSGGVPYCGWKDRVVDPTNCGPECPGHDPADPPTIDWEAERDGRTPWVAEPTGRTRRQSGLDRFG, encoded by the coding sequence GTGCGAGAGTTCCCGTTCGAACTGAAGCTGTGCACGCACCTCGAAGCGACGACGGAGCGGATCATCGCCCGGCAGATCGGTGCCGGTGTCCACGCGCCGTCGAATCGGGTTATCGACGTGCTGTGCGTCGAACCCGGCCCGGAGTTCGCGGCGCGGACGGAACTCACGAGCGAGCGGATTCCCGCCGCCGCCATCGAGAGCGACGTGGGCGTCGGCGAGGCGTGCTACTGGCGGGACGCGTTCGACACGTCGCCGGAGTACGCCCGCGAGGTGGTCGATCGGGCGGTCGAAATCGGCTTTTTCGAGCGCGATCGACGGGGCGGCCGGGAGTACGTCCGACAGGTGGCGCGGTATCCCGACTGGTTCGGACGGCTGATCGGCATCGAGAACAAACCGGACCTCGCCGCGCCCGGCGACCTCGAAACCCAACTCCGGAAGGACGTGAGTCTGGGACTGGTGGACGAGGTGATCCTGGCGACCGAGAGTTACGTCACCGGCGCGCATCTGAATCGGATTCCGGAAGCGGTGGGCGTCTGGCGGTTCGACGCCGAAACGGCGAGGGTGGAGGTGATTCGAGAGCCGACACCTCTCGACAGCGAAGGAGCGGGAACCGAACTGATCGATACGCACGTCGGGCGGACCGACGTTCGCGTGGCGAGCGCCGCGGCGAAGGAAAAACGCCGAAAGCGGATGGCGGAGCGGGCGTACGGCAAGGGGTGGCGGAGTTACGACTTGCCGGGGTGTGCGGCGGTCGAACCGCGCTCGGGTGGGGTTCCGTACTGTGGCTGGAAGGATCGGGTGGTCGATCCGACGAATTGCGGGCCGGAGTGTCCGGGCCACGACCCCGCCGACCCGCCAACGATCGATTGGGAGGCGGAGCGAGACGGTCGAACACCGTGGGTCGCGGAGCCGACGGGACGAACGCGCCGCCAGTCCGGACTGGACAGATTCGGGTAA
- a CDS encoding arylsulfotransferase family protein: protein MQTLSRRQSLAVGAILLCCLSLFTPTLVAQSDDQGSVASNPCTGTITQSVNGTTVVAVQGYSWVDGGQKRDAKLVAIGPNGTVKWVHHTGDHGMVWGYDVDPMPNGNLFVTGTKNGKTVVYEFNPRTQKHVWSQTLDIEDTHDIDLINNGTQLLVANLRNYKEDAERNDDSVFVYDLKKDKVVWRWYFRDHYPKDTAKTGYHNYTNDWTHVNNVQKIGEGEYLVSPRNFNQAIVINRSTNKIDMKLGEPGNTSILNKQHNPDYLESEDGKPTMLVADSDNNRMVEYQKEGDNWNRTWSLGKGDDLSWPRDADRLPNGDTLLGDSKHERVMQVSPNGTVKWEFYTPWLVYDVERIGTGDESNGPTIADQNATGSYQLKGAADNYDPQSMQQCNAYLNSIHGWADGQKPNNTTTASNDSGGVQDSDGDNGGSANLSSGTTADSDTSMPGFGVAVGIAGLLVTAALLIRKEE, encoded by the coding sequence ATGCAGACGCTCTCCCGGCGGCAGTCGTTGGCCGTCGGCGCGATACTCTTGTGTTGTCTCTCCCTGTTCACCCCGACGTTGGTTGCCCAATCGGACGACCAGGGAAGCGTTGCTTCCAATCCCTGTACGGGTACCATCACGCAGTCCGTGAACGGCACGACGGTCGTCGCGGTGCAGGGCTATTCGTGGGTCGACGGCGGGCAGAAACGAGACGCGAAACTCGTCGCCATCGGTCCGAACGGAACGGTGAAGTGGGTCCATCACACCGGCGACCACGGCATGGTCTGGGGGTACGACGTGGACCCGATGCCGAACGGTAACCTGTTCGTCACGGGGACGAAGAACGGCAAAACGGTCGTGTACGAGTTCAACCCGCGAACCCAGAAGCACGTCTGGAGCCAGACCCTCGACATCGAGGACACTCACGACATCGACCTCATCAACAACGGCACGCAACTGCTGGTCGCCAACCTGCGCAACTACAAGGAGGACGCCGAACGCAACGACGACAGCGTCTTCGTCTACGATTTAAAGAAGGACAAGGTCGTCTGGCGCTGGTACTTCCGGGACCACTATCCCAAGGACACGGCCAAGACCGGGTACCACAACTACACCAACGACTGGACGCACGTCAACAACGTGCAGAAGATCGGCGAGGGCGAGTATCTCGTCTCGCCGCGCAACTTCAACCAAGCCATCGTCATCAACCGTTCCACGAATAAAATCGACATGAAACTCGGGGAACCCGGGAACACCAGCATCCTCAACAAACAACACAACCCCGATTACTTGGAGAGCGAGGACGGCAAACCGACGATGCTCGTCGCCGACTCCGACAACAACCGGATGGTCGAATACCAGAAGGAGGGCGACAATTGGAACCGAACGTGGTCGCTCGGGAAGGGCGACGACCTCTCGTGGCCCCGCGACGCCGACCGCCTGCCGAACGGCGACACCCTTCTCGGCGACTCGAAACACGAGCGCGTGATGCAGGTGTCGCCGAACGGCACCGTCAAGTGGGAGTTCTACACGCCGTGGCTCGTCTACGACGTGGAGCGTATCGGAACGGGTGACGAATCGAACGGTCCGACCATCGCCGACCAGAACGCGACCGGCAGCTACCAACTCAAAGGTGCCGCAGACAACTACGACCCGCAGTCGATGCAGCAGTGTAACGCCTATCTCAACTCCATCCACGGTTGGGCCGATGGGCAGAAGCCGAACAACACGACGACCGCATCGAACGATTCCGGGGGCGTACAGGACAGCGACGGGGATAACGGCGGCAGCGCGAACCTCAGTTCCGGGACGACGGCCGATTCGGACACGTCGATGCCCGGATTCGGCGTCGCTGTGGGCATCGCCGGACTGCTCGTCACCGCCGCGTTGTTGATCCGGAAAGAGGAATAG
- a CDS encoding ATP-binding protein, giving the protein MNSGALDVIEFLLTARVYSENRDLDENDLPPAIRQVFWHDGTIERPLRTTIETAREATGLDQPWEAISELMFTDRDTFSGGLELTQQEMAEEWFADRDEERVERNPTLAYALEDRDGVDVTYDEVREANRPVQSDRAWIDSLLEEHFDEDEDEDGESMLDLVDVYAPEEVELTLDDLVLTADQEAEIHKIVKAIEHREYLAQIGLREIGKLLFVGPPGTAKTSTARALGYDLDLPFVEVKLSMITSQYLGETAKNVEKVFEVAKRLSPCILFMDEFDFVAKTRRSDEHAAIKRAVNTLLKSIDNISLIEDDVLLIGATNHPDQLDAAAWRRFDDILNFPKPDEGMRADILRVITRRMKISDFNPEEIAELTEGLTGSDLRLVLREAVLEALTEERTELTQEDLHYAIQDFEERDHLKDMDMIDGDHDALVAGGDISGHSHDH; this is encoded by the coding sequence ATGAACAGCGGGGCGCTGGACGTAATCGAATTCTTGCTCACTGCGCGGGTCTACAGCGAGAATAGAGATCTGGACGAAAACGACCTGCCACCGGCAATTCGGCAGGTGTTCTGGCACGACGGAACGATAGAGCGGCCGCTTCGGACGACCATCGAGACGGCGCGCGAAGCGACCGGTCTCGATCAACCGTGGGAAGCGATTTCCGAACTGATGTTTACCGACCGGGATACCTTCTCGGGCGGGCTCGAACTCACTCAACAGGAGATGGCCGAAGAGTGGTTCGCCGACCGCGACGAGGAGCGAGTCGAGCGCAATCCGACGCTCGCCTACGCCCTCGAAGACCGGGATGGCGTGGACGTGACCTACGACGAGGTGCGCGAGGCGAACCGCCCCGTGCAATCCGACCGGGCGTGGATAGACAGCCTCCTCGAAGAGCACTTCGACGAGGACGAAGACGAGGACGGCGAAAGCATGCTCGACCTCGTGGACGTCTACGCACCCGAGGAGGTCGAACTGACGCTGGACGACCTCGTGCTCACGGCGGACCAGGAGGCCGAGATCCACAAGATCGTGAAGGCCATCGAGCACCGCGAGTATCTCGCCCAAATCGGGCTGCGTGAGATCGGAAAACTCCTGTTCGTCGGTCCACCGGGAACGGCGAAAACCTCGACGGCACGCGCGCTGGGATACGACTTGGACCTGCCGTTCGTGGAGGTCAAACTGTCGATGATAACCAGCCAGTATCTCGGCGAGACGGCGAAGAACGTCGAGAAGGTGTTCGAGGTGGCCAAACGGCTCTCGCCGTGTATCCTCTTCATGGACGAGTTCGACTTCGTCGCCAAAACGCGGCGAAGCGACGAGCACGCGGCCATCAAGCGCGCCGTCAACACCCTCCTGAAGAGCATCGACAACATCTCGCTCATCGAGGACGACGTGTTGCTCATCGGCGCGACGAACCACCCCGACCAACTCGACGCGGCGGCGTGGCGGCGGTTCGACGACATCCTGAACTTCCCGAAACCCGACGAGGGAATGCGGGCGGACATCCTCCGGGTCATCACCCGACGGATGAAAATCTCGGATTTCAACCCCGAGGAAATCGCGGAGTTGACCGAAGGGCTGACGGGAAGCGACCTGCGACTCGTCCTCCGCGAGGCCGTACTGGAGGCGTTGACTGAGGAGCGCACGGAACTCACGCAGGAAGACCTCCACTACGCGATTCAGGACTTCGAGGAGCGTGACCACCTGAAGGACATGGACATGATCGACGGCGACCACGACGCGCTCGTCGCGGGCGGGGACATCAGCGGTCACTCACACGACCACTGA